A DNA window from bacterium contains the following coding sequences:
- the queC gene encoding 7-cyano-7-deazaguanine synthase QueC has product MGHAIVLFSGGIDSTTAAALAREQGFSLILLSFDYGQRHRVELERGSQVALQFHNVKHRIFQIDLKGVGGSALTSFPDVPKDRLIDDQIPVTYVPCRNLIFFSVAAAFGEVHEAFDLFYGANILDYSGYPDCRPEFIESLEKTLNLGTKAGVEGNRFRIHAPLLNMTKAEIIRTGLRLGVDYSYTHSCYDPLPDGSACGRCDSCSIRRKGFAEAGVIDPAMNR; this is encoded by the coding sequence ATGGGCCATGCAATCGTGTTATTCAGTGGCGGAATCGATTCCACAACGGCTGCCGCGCTCGCGCGAGAGCAAGGATTTTCTCTCATTCTGCTAAGTTTTGACTACGGCCAGAGACACCGTGTGGAACTGGAAAGGGGTTCACAGGTTGCATTGCAATTTCACAACGTGAAACACCGTATTTTCCAGATCGATCTTAAAGGAGTCGGGGGTTCTGCTCTTACTTCCTTTCCGGATGTTCCGAAGGATCGCTTGATCGACGATCAAATTCCTGTCACATACGTCCCGTGCCGAAACTTGATCTTCTTTTCTGTGGCCGCGGCGTTCGGCGAAGTTCATGAAGCTTTTGATCTTTTTTACGGTGCCAACATTCTGGACTACAGCGGCTATCCGGATTGCCGTCCGGAATTCATAGAATCTTTGGAAAAGACGCTGAATCTCGGGACGAAAGCGGGAGTAGAAGGGAACCGGTTTCGAATCCACGCTCCTTTGCTGAATATGACAAAAGCGGAAATCATTCGAACCGGCCTTCGTTTGGGTGTGGATTATTCATACACGCACAGTTGTTACGATCCGCTGCCGGATGGATCCGCATGCGGCCGCTGCGATAGTTGTTCCATTCGCCGAA